Proteins encoded in a region of the Manduca sexta isolate Smith_Timp_Sample1 chromosome 9, JHU_Msex_v1.0, whole genome shotgun sequence genome:
- the LOC115453003 gene encoding gustatory receptor for sugar taste 43a: protein MSEDDDFDGLESTKVEGAAAESSSPSTDHGTDYPSYCIVGGAHAFILRISSLFGLAPLRFKPHEKGFSVSLSSAMCVYSYILVTLLVILAVFGMVAEIQVGVELSVRMTSRITQVVSTGDMLVVVVTACAGVYGAPKRMRIMLGFMEKVASVDNSIGCQYSGLTERKLCAILLAILIFFTVLIADDFCFYALQATKVDREWDMVINYIGFYLLWYVVMILELQFAFTALSVRARFRAVNEALALTARQVAVPVDLPRCPPLNIYAIRVSPVVSQRSANVSLLVDSMPTKESTVIIKRIVSGEPRLAVAPCEAIRRLAVLYGTLCEVVHSIDDSYGLPLIVIIISTLLHLIITPYFLIMELIVSTNRIHFLVLQFLWCGTHMLRMFVLVEPCHYTANEGKRTEGLICRLMTSTPSNGVLPSRLELFSRQLMLQSVNYSPMGMCTLDRPLVASVIGAVTTYLVILIQFQRYGT from the exons GTCTGGAGTCGACCAAGGTGGAAGGAGCGGCTGCAGAGTCCAGTTCTCCCTCCACTGATCACGGGACCGACTATCCAAGTTATTGCATAGTGGGAGGAGCACATGCCTTCATACTACGA ATATCAAGCCTTTTCGGACTCGCGCCGCTGCGGTTCAAACCCCATGAAAAGGGCTTCTCCGTTTCACTCTCTAGTGCGATGTGTGTCTACAGTTACATTCTGGTAACTCTTTTAG TAATCCTAGCGGTCTTCGGCATGGTGGCGGAGATACAGGTGGGCGTGGAGTTGTCGGTGCGCATGACATCACGCATAACTCAAGTGGTGTCGACTGGCGACATGCTGGTGGTGGTGGTGACGGCCTGCGCAGGCGTATATGGTGCGCCGAAGCGCATGCGCATCATGCTCGGATTTATGGAGAAAGTGGCTTCG GTAGACAACAGTATTGGCTGCCAGTATTCCGGACTCACTGAGCGAAAACTCTGCGCAATTTTATTGGCAATACTGATTTTCTTTACCGTTTTAATCGCTGATGATTTCTGTTTTTACGCATTACAAGCGACGAAAGTAGATCGAGAAT GGGACATGGTGATCAACTACATAGGTTTCTATTTATTGTGGTATGTGGTGATGATTTTGGAGTTGCAGTTCGCGTTCACAGCATTGTCAGTGCGGGCTAGATTCCGTGCTGTTAATGAAGCTCTTGCTCTAACCGCGCGCCAAGTGGCTGTACCtg TAGACCTACCGAGGTGTCCGCCACTAAACATCTACGCGATCCGAGTGTCTCCCGTGGTCTCGCAGAGGTCGGCTAATGTCAGCTTGTTAGTGGATTCGATGCCGACTAAAGAGTCTactgttattattaaaagaattg TAAGCGGTGAGCCTCGTTTAGCAGTAGCACCATGCGAGGCGATTCGTCGGCTTGCCGTACTGTACGGGACGCTATGCGAGGTGGTCCACAGCATCGACGACAGCTACGGGCTGCCgctcatcgtcatcatcatctcCACGCTGCTGCATCTCATCATCACGCCCTACTTCCTCATCATGGAGTTAA TTGTGTCGACGAACAGGATCCATTTCCTGGTGCTGCAGTTCCTCTGGTGCGGCACGCACATGCTGCGGATGTTCGTGCTGGTCGAGCCTTGCCATTACACCGCTAACGAG GGCAAGAGAACTGAAGGCCTGATCTGCCGTCTGATGACGTCGACGCCCTCCAATGGGGTGCTACCCTCGCGATTGGAGCTATTCTCGCGGCAGCTGATGCTGCAAAGCGTCAACTACTCGCCCATGGGGATGTGTACACTTGATAGACCCTTAGTGGCTTCT GTTATCGGTGCGGTGACCACGTATTTGGTGATTCTCATACAGTTCCAAAGATACGGCACGTAA